In Cotesia glomerata isolate CgM1 linkage group LG8, MPM_Cglom_v2.3, whole genome shotgun sequence, the sequence TCGTTTTTAccaattataaatatgaaaaatcttTTGTGTAAATACGTGTAATATTGTCTTGGTGATTTAAATGTaataacaagaaaatttatcattaaatttgaaatttaatgaaagCGAATTGTCGCTCATATTTTATACATGTaaagttttgataaaaaaaaagtaaaataaattaaatagataaaatatttttaaatggtgatttttattcagaaaactATCATTCAGAATGTGAATTACAAATACTGAATAACTTATAAGGATAATTGTACTGTTTacatttaagaattaaaaatttataggaaaatcagtaaacaattaaaaattatgctTTGCGAGCAACTGCTTCATCAACCTCTTCTAATATATCTTTCAGCTTGTTGTAGTTCTCAGGAGTCAAAGAAATTCCTGTTaagtatcaaaaatattaataacattaatggaaaaaaaaaaaaaaaaaaaaataattaaaaaatctagtcAGAAaacataaagaaaaaaataccttTGCGACCAGGCTTAAGATCACCGCTGTTGGCATCTAAATACATCTCACGAATGTCAATGTACAATTTACCCTTGAATGTACGTACAGTGACCTGTCTCTTGTTACCAATGCTCCAGGTTGGCTCCTCGTCGTCGGCCTTGCTCGAAGATGCTTTTTTAGCAGGCTTGTCCTCTTTCTCTTCCTTTTTGGACTTCTTTTCTTCGCGCTTTGGCTTCTTTTTTGGTTTCTCTTCCtgataacaaatattttcaataaaatttagttaatatcGTCAATTAAGACGTCatgatttttagaatttttttttctaacaaattattatgaacaaaaaataaaaatgtatgatactgaaattatcAGACATCTGATAGTTCTTAAAagtttcataaataattaattatgataaaaaatatttttcttaaaaattcgcacttttaattttttaaatgtttgtttaatttaatgaaaactaAGTTAGctgaaatgtaaaattttttagaatttttttttattgagaaaattattacaaaaaaataaaaaaaggttcatttgtaaaaacacttgaaaaactataaatgcaatttctataaaatattttttagatctaatttaataaatgaaaaaaaatccaaaaatcaAAAGCGTTAGCTAACtttatagtattattaaatttagtaccacaaaaatttcacatgtagaaatttgaaaaaaatttttttttctgaaataaaacctaaaaattgtcaaatgtctACAGAATTCAGCATCAGAATAACTTTcaacttcaataaaaaataattattaaaaataaataatatttacctcGGAATGACTTCCAGATTCACTTTCGTCACTTGAAACATACTCTCTTGATTTTTTGGGcatgttgaaaatatttaaagaaagTTCCTCCTTCCAAAAATCTTTATACTTATTACTGACTGAAACATAATTTTAggttacaattaatttttttcattaaaaattttcatatattcatctaacatttaatatatatgtttcagataaataaaaaatttctaaggtACCGAAAGTTAATGatgcttaaaaattaatataaatttcaacaaaaataaatttttgccggcaaaaaaaatgtctaaacaagtaaataattactaaaactTACATAATATTGTGCTACTACAAAAGCAACGCGATAAGTAAAGAGACTTTACTGAgttgtaaaaatgaattaacataaataagtagttaaatatttgtaaaaataaatacaaaagaatTACGTATGTTACTTACAACTAAACTTCCTAACCGTCTTTGTGAACTATGTTCTGTGTTGACGCCAACTTACACGCATATgtatatgtgtatgtgtgaGCTGACGGTTACTGAATTTCTGCACTAGCCGCGATAAAAAGCCGCGAAGCGTCTGGCCAATAGGAAACTCCAGAACCAGCgagaaatttgaataaatgaaaaaaaatttattagttttataatattacaaacatttattattaataatttaattatcaaatattgatATATTGATTACATAACAATGAACTATatgtacataaaaatatttataatttattaaaaaaaaaaacatttcaatttttgcaCTTGTCCCTTTTGGTTTAaactgttaattaattttttatagattaattTAACCAGCTGTATATTGTCATTTAGtcatactaataataatatacggtaattagtaattttaattcactTTTTAGTGGTAAATTTTTgagtcttaatttttaaataagttatCTATAAATTTACCGCTAAAAAAGTTTGTGAATTTCTTAAGTTATTTATAGTCATTTATTAGTAATGactgttaattatttaaaaagtaattgattaattaattcatttgatttttaatcacTGTCGTCGGTATTTCTTGTGGCTCTGGTTAACGGTCGCCGGCTGTCTTCATCAGAGCCGTAGAGAATATCTTCATCTGATTCGTTAATCATTGAAAATGTCGGATTGTCTTTTGTTATTGATGAATCTgtttataaaatgaataaataattaattaatgattaaataaaattactggacaaatgattaattaatgaataaaaaaaattattaaagaattaatcaataaaaaaaagattgctgcagaaataatcaattaacgatataaaaaaattactgaagatataattaatgataaaattaagttagccgacatctaaaaatttttataatcctttttaattaaaaaaattattactaaaaataaaaaaataaaatttgacttgtagaaaaattgaaaaactttaagtgaaattaaaaaaaatattttttagttctaattcaataaatgaagtaaaattaaaaaattaaaaatttcggctaattttattattattaattaaggtAGAAAAAAGttgcagaaaaaataataaataaacgaaaaaataaataataaaataatgaagaaataattaattatattacgcTGTCCATAGACTTGTTGTAACCCTGGAGAGTAAACGTATGCCATAGTGTACAGATAAAAATTGAGAAGTCCATAAAGAGCCATGAATTGTGCTGATGTACGGTAATAAGTCGACAAACGAGATGCAAAACTGTCTTCAAGAACTCCAGCACCAAAATGTCTAGATGTGACGATTCCTGACACGGTTGCTACTATCACTGCTAGCAGAGTTAAAAATCTAAGTCTTAGATctgaaaataatgattaaatagttattttttagtttttaattaattaattaaattaacttacCAAAATATGGCATGGCACGCAATTCGCTGTACGCTCTCAACATTAATAGGAGTAAATACGCGATATAAATTGCTCCAATTGTGAAAAAGAAGACTTTGAATCCCTAGAagaacaattaattaattaattaattaattgatgaattgataaaattattatagattaaaaaaaattacatagtAATTAGATGTATCGAGAGCGTAGTCATAAGTAGGGTCCTCGAGTTCCGTCCATCTTAACCAGGTAGCGAGAGTTAGAGCTGAACACCATAAAGATCCAACTACCAATAATTTTGGTAggtaaaatgttaatagtCTTCTGTCattctaaatatttaaaaagattatttttttttatgatcattcattataattatagtgATGTTTGTAAAACTTACTTGTCTTAGGCCGTGATAGACACAGAGCCAGAACATCAAAATGGCGCAGAGAAATGTTGTCTGCGTGATCGCGTCCAACATTCCTGGTACCCATGAgtttattaagaaaatcagGGGGAAAAACGgatctgtaattttttaaaaggggtgaataataataataataataaatgatttaataaaaaataaaagaaaattttaggaaGAAAACATTTGTCAAACTTAAatcttgaataacttttgaaaaaatcataagagatttttattttagagaattaaattttcttatcaaaaGTATATTTTATGCTTCTCGATACTTTGCTCGTAGGACGTAGTATAGAATTcccaagtttaaaaaatttttttccgtctTATATTTAAAAGAAGTGTCTATTTAAATGCCTTTAAGTTAAATGtccatatttaaataaattaaaatttttaattcgcgacttttatcaataacaatgaaattttaagtCAAGTTAATGATTATGGTTATCATGATTATTTAtggtattaatttaaaaaaaatcttactgTTGTAAAGAATAAGAAGTGGAAGGAGTACTGATACCCATTTTTGTTCAATAGACCAATCATTTATCGGATATTTCTTGAGTGAGTGTCCAAACCAacactaaaataatattcaataattactatCTAcctgttaaataattttttttacaaaaaattaatagttaccGTAACAATAAAGGCTGCAAGAAGAAATATCAGTCGGAACCATATTTCTATCTGCGTGAATGCTGgattgtaatttttgaactattttgaatgaaaaatattaaattaattaattattatgaaaacctatataaaataaattttcgatgAAAAATCATACATAAAAACTCAAGTCTCTAATCGAATACCGCTGATGGAAGCCCTCGAGTCCATAGAACCGTACTGTTAAAATATAATGCGTGTAATCAAGAGATCCGAGATGCGCAACTATCAATTCTTCACAAACTTGTCTTTCGCACTTTAAGTGCCTCGTCCTGTTGCGATGAGCAGTCTCGCTACTTAGCACGGGTACTAATTTATCATCTTCAGTTACTCCGTCTATTTTGACACTTACTTGGAAACTCTTGTCATACCTTTCatctacaaaaatttttaataattttatcaatcataattaatgaaattagttttttttttacgataattaataaaatgaattattttattttaattattcagcGATAACTTcagttttgttaaaaataaaaaaaaaataaccatcAGTATTAGACGTCGAGAACTTGGCAATGATCCACAACTGCTGGCTATAAGTTGACAAAGCTGGAGTTTTCATAATAAAAGGGCCGCTGGCCATATCCGTGCTGTTAGATTTCGCCTTTTCTTCCAAGGTTGAAGTTATCGGTGGACCCGCG encodes:
- the LOC123270864 gene encoding activated RNA polymerase II transcriptional coactivator p15-like, which encodes MPKKSREYVSSDESESGSHSEEEKPKKKPKREEKKSKKEEKEDKPAKKASSSKADDEEPTWSIGNKRQVTVRTFKGKLYIDIREMYLDANSGDLKPGRKGISLTPENYNKLKDILEEVDEAVARKA
- the LOC123270943 gene encoding transmembrane protein 181 — its product is MVVVSYCCKFKIVKRRTCVILYVDIKSPRKMDNGLGYSYHLPSGGWSLKIRNTLTQFSDLFSEFNKYIAPAYHHDRCERSVPMRLYSMHKREFVMVFVAFFACFGLAVFIGLAGPPITSTLEEKAKSNSTDMASGPFIMKTPALSTYSQQLWIIAKFSTSNTDDERYDKSFQVSVKIDGVTEDDKLVPVLSSETAHRNRTRHLKCERQVCEELIVAHLGSLDYTHYILTVRFYGLEGFHQRYSIRDLSFYFKNYNPAFTQIEIWFRLIFLLAAFIVTCWFGHSLKKYPINDWSIEQKWVSVLLPLLILYNNPFFPLIFLINSWVPGMLDAITQTTFLCAILMFWLCVYHGLRQNDRRLLTFYLPKLLVVGSLWCSALTLATWLRWTELEDPTYDYALDTSNYYGFKVFFFTIGAIYIAYLLLLMLRAYSELRAMPYFDLRLRFLTLLAVIVATVSGIVTSRHFGAGVLEDSFASRLSTYYRTSAQFMALYGLLNFYLYTMAYVYSPGLQQVYGQHSSITKDNPTFSMINESDEDILYGSDEDSRRPLTRATRNTDDSD